The proteins below are encoded in one region of Flavobacterium nackdongense:
- a CDS encoding polysaccharide biosynthesis/export family protein codes for MKKKFFTIVALLFLLLQSCTTKKNMLYVQDLDKFSNSTLNYAATKIQPNDILKVDISDLNPLVSAPFNLPTASNTNNSVDMMKLSGYLVTPQGNITLPVLNEVNVGGITPTMAEAKIKERLISEGYLVNPTVMVRVLNNKFTILGEVKSPGVIPFTEESISLLDAIGLAGDLTYSAIRKDVKLIRESNGKRLIYHIDLTTASWMSNPDYRIRQNDVILVTPNKLKVNSGGLITDPIQVLGIIASLTVLILLIQNN; via the coding sequence ATGAAAAAAAAATTCTTTACAATAGTTGCTTTACTTTTTTTATTATTACAGTCATGTACAACCAAGAAAAATATGTTGTATGTACAAGATTTAGATAAATTTTCTAATTCTACTTTAAATTACGCAGCTACAAAAATACAGCCCAACGATATCCTTAAGGTGGATATTAGCGACCTTAACCCATTAGTATCTGCACCGTTTAATCTGCCAACGGCAAGTAATACAAACAATTCGGTCGACATGATGAAATTATCCGGCTACTTAGTGACCCCGCAAGGAAATATCACTTTGCCCGTTTTAAACGAAGTCAATGTGGGCGGAATTACCCCTACAATGGCTGAGGCAAAAATAAAGGAACGCCTCATCAGCGAAGGATATTTGGTTAATCCTACTGTAATGGTAAGAGTTCTTAATAACAAGTTCACTATTTTAGGAGAGGTAAAATCTCCAGGAGTCATTCCTTTTACTGAAGAATCAATAAGCCTCTTAGATGCAATAGGCTTAGCTGGAGACCTTACTTATTCGGCAATTAGAAAAGATGTAAAACTGATTCGAGAGTCCAACGGAAAGCGGTTGATTTACCACATCGACTTAACTACAGCGTCCTGGATGTCTAATCCAGATTACCGTATCAGACAAAATGATGTAATATTAGTAACGCCCAATAAACTGAAAGTAAATAGTGGTGGACTAATTACCGATCCAATTCAAGTATTGGGTATTATTGCTTCCCTTACGGTCTTGATTTTACTTATTCAAAACAACTAA